AACCGCGCCAATACGCTTTACAGCGGCCTGGGCACCGACATCGACACCCACTCGCGAGTCAACTTGTCGGCGAACTTCTACGGGCGTTATCAGTGGGAAAACTACGGCGCCAGCAACGAGTATTCGTGGGACGGCTACCGTGCCCAGCTCAAATACATCGTGCCGATCAGCAGCTTCAGCAACGGCGCGTCACTGACGTACATCGGCTTCACCAACTTCGATTTCGGCTCCGACCTGCACAAGGACAACCCGGCCCGCACCGCCAACGCCACCGTCGCCACCAACGTCTTGCTGTACTCGTTCACACACTTGCGCTTCACCCTGGTCGGCCGTTACTTCCACAACGGCGGCAACTGGGAGGATGGCAGCGAGTTGAATTTCGGCGACGGCGACTTCCGCGCTCGCTCCGATGGCTGGGGTTACTACGCCGGCATCGGTTATCAGTTCTGAGGCTTGATTGAACCTGGAGGTTTTATGAATGCAATGACGCGTATGTCCCTGGCCTGTGCCGCCCTGCTCTCTTCCACTGCCTGGGCAAGCGAAGCACCGATCCAGCCGAAAGTGATGCTGATCACCATGTTCGCCCCCGAGGCGCAAAACTGGATCGATCGTCTGGAGCTCAAGCAGGAAGTTCGAGTGCCGGGCCTGTCCGCCGAGTACCCGACCATTCGCTGCAACACGCAGCAGGTGTGCCTGATGGTCACAGGCATGGGCCAGACCAACGCCGCAGCTTCGACACTGGCCCTGGCACTGTCGCCGAAATTCGACCTGCGTAAAAGCTACTTCCTGATCGCCGGCATTGCCGGCATCAGCCCGAAACACGGGACCATTGGCACCGCCGCGTGGGCCCATTACCTGGTGGAGTTCGGCACCCAGTGGGAACTGGATTCGCGAGACGCGCCGAAAGACTGGCCAACCGGATACATCGGCATCAACACCCAAGGCCCGAACCAAAAACCGCCGCTGGACTACAAGACCGAAGTGTTCGAGCTCAATCCGAAGTTGCAGGCCAAGGCATTCGCCCTGACGCACAACGTCAAGTTGAGCGAGAGCAAGGAATCGGCGGCATGGCGCCTGAAATACCCGTCGGCCCCAGCCAATCAGCCACCGACGGTGACGAAGTGCGACACGCTGGCCGGTAATACTTGGTTTTCCGGGACGCGCTTGAGTGAACGTGCCGAGGTCTGGACCAAGCTGTTGACCGACGACAAAGGCGAATACTGCACGACGCAACAGGAAGATAACTCCACCTACGAAGCGCTGCTGCGGGCCAGTCGCGAGGGTCTGGTGGATGTGCAACGCCTGGCGGTGGTGCGCGCGGGCTCCGACTTTGATCGACCGGCCCCGGGCCAGAGCGAGGTGGACAACCTGCTCAAGTATGCGGATCAGGGCGGGTTTGTGCCGGCACTGGAGAACCTGTACCGGACGGGGAATCCGTTGGTGCTGGAGATCTTGAACAATTGGTCGGCGTGGGAGAATGGTGTTCCCGAGGCTTGATCTGACAATGCAAAACCCTGTGGGAGCGAGCCTGCTCGCGATGACGGTGTATCAGGCAACACAAATGTCGACTGACACTCCGTCATCGCGAGCAGGCTCACTCCCACATTTTGATCGGCGTTACGGCAACAAAATCACCTTGTCCCCAGCACCTTGGTTCACTTCTTCATACCGCTCCAGCCCTTCGGCCAGCGGCGATTCAAACAACCCTTCCGGCAACGGCAACAACCCCTGATCAAAGAACTTGCCGAACTGATCGAGCATCGCCGCACACGCCTGCACGCCATACAACAACGAATTGATCCCCACCACCGAACCGCCCTTGCGATACAACGCCAGCGCCGGCAGTTGCACCATGCCGTCGACCGGCGCCGCGATGATCGCG
This region of Pseudomonas mandelii genomic DNA includes:
- a CDS encoding purine-nucleoside phosphorylase → MNAMTRMSLACAALLSSTAWASEAPIQPKVMLITMFAPEAQNWIDRLELKQEVRVPGLSAEYPTIRCNTQQVCLMVTGMGQTNAAASTLALALSPKFDLRKSYFLIAGIAGISPKHGTIGTAAWAHYLVEFGTQWELDSRDAPKDWPTGYIGINTQGPNQKPPLDYKTEVFELNPKLQAKAFALTHNVKLSESKESAAWRLKYPSAPANQPPTVTKCDTLAGNTWFSGTRLSERAEVWTKLLTDDKGEYCTTQQEDNSTYEALLRASREGLVDVQRLAVVRAGSDFDRPAPGQSEVDNLLKYADQGGFVPALENLYRTGNPLVLEILNNWSAWENGVPEA